From the Micromonospora echinofusca genome, the window CGCCGCGAAGTGCCGGTAGCGGAAGTCGGGCCCGTACTCCGGGCGGGCGGCGGCGGAGCGGCGGACCACCTGCGGGTCGATGGTCGGCAGCGGCACCGTCCACATGCCCAGCTCCTTCGAACGGGCGAGGCGGCCGGGCACCGCGCGTACCCGCCGGCCGGTCGGTCGCGGCTCGACCTGCCGCCGCTCGCGGGCCGCCCGGGACGCCTCGGCGGTACGGGAGAAGGCGGTGAGCGCCGAGTGGTAGGTGCCGGCGGAGAACCGCCCGCCCGCCCGGACGAAGCCGTCGATGGTGATCGGCACGTCGTCCGGCAGGTGCTTGAGCGTGAACCAGACGCCCAGGTCGTGCGGGATCGAGTCGAACCCGCAGGCGTGCACCAGCCGCGCCCCGGTGCGCTCGGCCTCGGCGTGGTGGCGCACGTACATCAGGTCGACGAACTCGGGCTCGCCGGTGATGTCGAGGTAGTCGGTGCCGGCGCGGGCACAGGCGGCGACCAGCGGCTCCCCGTGGTGCACGTACGGGCCGACGGTGGTGGCCACCACCCGGGCGCTCTCGGCCACCGCCCGCAGCGACTCCGCGTCGGTGACGTCGGCGGTGAGCAGGGGCAGCCCGGACAGCTCCGGGTCGATCGCGACCAGCCGGTCCCGTACGGCGGCCAGCCTGTCCGGGTTGCGTCCCGCGAGCGCCCAGCGCAGCCCCGGCGGGGCGTTGCGGGCCAGGTACTCGGCGGTCAATCCGCCGGTGAAGCCGGTCGCCCCGAACAGGACGACGTCGTACGTCCGCTGCTCACCCATCCGCCGAGTCTGTCACCCGGCGCGGCCGGTCGCAGCGGTCCGCTCAGCCGGCCGACGGCGGGAGGTCGGGGTCGAACACGGCGCGCACGCAGCCGTCGGTCCGGTCCCGGAACAGCGCGTACCCCTGCGCGCCCCGCTCCAGGGGCAGCCGGTGGGTGGCCAGATGCTCGGTACGCAGCTCGTCGCGGGCCATCCGCTCCAGCAGCATCGGGATGTAGCGCTGCCCGTGCTGCCGCGCGCCCCGCACCGTCAGCCCCTTGCTCGTCACGGCCCCGAGCGGAAAGGCGTCGACGAAGCCGGTGAACTCGCCCAGCAGGAAGACCGAGCCGCCCTTGCGGCAGGCGTGCACCGCCTCGCGGACCGCGGCCGGTCGCTCGGCGCCGCCGGCGAACCGGTCGGCCAGCGACCGGAGGCCGTGCCCGTTCCACGTCGCCCCGACCGCCTCGACGCACACGTCCGGGCCCCGCCCGCCGGTGCGCTCGCGCAGCTCGGCGGTGACGTCGGCGCGACGGGGGTCGATCGTCTCC encodes:
- a CDS encoding saccharopine dehydrogenase family protein; protein product: MGEQRTYDVVLFGATGFTGGLTAEYLARNAPPGLRWALAGRNPDRLAAVRDRLVAIDPELSGLPLLTADVTDAESLRAVAESARVVATTVGPYVHHGEPLVAACARAGTDYLDITGEPEFVDLMYVRHHAEAERTGARLVHACGFDSIPHDLGVWFTLKHLPDDVPITIDGFVRAGGRFSAGTYHSALTAFSRTAEASRAARERRQVEPRPTGRRVRAVPGRLARSKELGMWTVPLPTIDPQVVRRSAAARPEYGPDFRYRHFAAVKRLPTVLAGGVGLGGLVALVKLPPTRRWLLGRLASGQGPTPQQRAKSWFRVRFAGTGGGRRVLTEVAGGDPGYDETAKMLAESALCLAGDDLPATAGQVTPVTAMGDALLDRLVRAGMTFRVLDTPG